The DNA sequence GGAGGTTCAAGGGCAAAAGACAACCTTGTAGTTGGTTCCTCCGGGGCAAGTAAACGTGCTTGTCTGGTCATCCTTAGGGTAACTGTATGCGTCAGGGCACCTAgtcttaaaatattttgaataatCAGTGGCGCTGCAGCTACCAGAATTGCAACAATACTGATCCGTCTTGAAAACAGTGCAAGGGTTGTTGCAGCCGCCATTAGTCTTCAGCTGGCTAGGGCACTGTCCGATGATATCGGCAGTGCAGCTAATGGAGCGCGTGCACCCGTTTGAGGTGGGGCTGAACTGCATCGGAACGTTGAAACCGTCCACCAAGGATATGTCATAGAAGTCCAGGTTGTTGTATTGGTTTAGGGCGAATTCTGCCAGCGTGTTTGGTGGTTGGCCGTATGCGCTGCACTGGAGCCGACCGCCGCAGTCGCCGGTGTTGCAGTGTCCGTTTCCTGAACCGTCGAAGCTGCACCCTGTTCGGGCCCAAATCCGTGCTGCGGTCGTGCCGGCGGCAACCTGAATGGTCCATGTTTGGCCAGAGTTAAGCTGCCGGCCGCCTCCGGTGGGCACCGCGGCGGCCCAGACGGTGTAGGAGCATTTGTTGATTATGTCAAACTGTGCTGCCCTGGCGGCAGCGAGGTATGTGGTGGCGAGGACGAGGAAGATGGAGAGGGTTTTGGTTATggccattattattgttgagtTTGGTTTCAGTTGAGTGCAAGAGGGTTGTGCTTTATAtataggattttttttttttttgtgacgaTCGATGCCGTGTTCTTGAATGAGATAATATGATGAAATCATAGACTAGTCAACAAGCAATGTAATTGGAAAGTTCAACATATAGGCCACCATAGTTAGTGTATAAAAATGTACTTCACTTTAATTTCcaataataaaatacatatttaatcaactgttgaatttatatatttacgAAAGGGGTTTTGCCGTGATTATCGCAAACTATTTAATTTAGCCAAAGCCAAGGCTGAGAAATTCGTGTGTTGAACATTTTATTGTTGCTCTATAGTGAATCTTGGATggtgatattattattaatttttttccagCATTACCGTTGAAAAAAGAAGAGATGGCAATATTAATCAACCAAATTATTCACCGGCGATACAATCAACTATATTGGAAAATCTACACACGGCTAAAGTCTAGTCTAAACACATTTTCAGACACGGTCAAATCATGTGCGCTCAACACGTATAAATGAACAAGTAGTACTGTATTAAACAATTAAGTAATCACTCAAAATATGCATGATTAATATGACAAATGTAGGATTAGGGTTTAGTGGGGGTACGTATTTCGTATTctgtataattttaaaaatagaagatAAGTGATAGAGTAAGTGGGGAAGAGATTTTGAAGGTGAAACACGACAAGGCACTCAATAATATTGGCGGAAGAGATAAGGGGGAGAGTGGGAAGGACTTGCATCAACAGAAAAGGAAGATCATATTTCGGAAGGAATTTTTAAACCtttaaagatttattttagGGATAAAGTTGTGGGATCTAAGATTGCTAAAGTTTTTTTATTCGTTGAAACTTTACGTGGAGATAACATTGCGGTAGTTTCTGGGAAGTAAGGAGATCTCTTGTCACCGAATATAACGTTTATCTAAGAGGCCAAGAATTGTTTGATAGAACCTTATAAGGATGCTATAGTGATTAAGGTGTTAGGTAAACATTATAGCTACACTGCATTGTCTCATAAACTCCGAACGGTATGGCGAATTAAGGGGGGTTTTGATTTGTTGGACGTGGCGTTTAACTATTTTCTTGTGAAGTTTGATGTGGCTGAGGAGCGAGAAAAGGTTCTCTTAGGAGATCCATGGATGATTGAGGGAAATTATGTGGCAGTGAAGTTTTGGGATCAAGAGTTCAGATCAAGTGAAAACTGTTTTGGAACAACTCTAGTGTGGATTAGAATTTCTGGATTACCAATTTGGTGCTACCAAGAAGATACAATTCGTGTTGCAGCTGCAGTTGACATCCCTGTCAAGGCTAATTTGACAACAAAATTAGCTGAAAGAGGACGATATGCCCATGCCTGTGTTCAGATAGATTTAGGATTGCCAGTGACTAAAAAGATTCTTGTTGAAGGTGTTGAATATGAGGTTGAATATCAAAGTCTTCACCTTATTTGTGACTTCTGTCTCAAGTTTGGTCATGATATGAAGGTATGCAAGACTGACAGCAATGCGGGAGGAGGAACTAATGCCAAGGTGGTCGGCGATGTAGCAAAGCAGCCAGAAAGCTCAAATTTAAAACATCCAATGCATGTGGAAACGGCGGCAAGTTTTCATTTTGGCAAGAATTTTGGAGGTGAGACAGTAAATGTTGCTGTCCCGGATTTGGTGGAGAGTGATTTACATGCTGTTCACGTAGACCATGCACAACATGAGAATTTGGAAGGTTGGACTCAAGTAATtaggaaagaaaaatataaaatgggTCAAAAGCCTTCTTCTAGCACCCATCAGGTCCAACCAAAAGTAAAGAAGACTCTTAACAAGGCTACCAATACTTGGATAAGGCTTAATCATTAACGTTCAACACATGCTATTGGATCCAAAGTAAAATTAAGCAGGGGTATCAATATTGGAAAGCCGGTTAGTGTGGCTTCTTCGGAGACCCATCACAATGTACATCATCAGCAGCAAGGTGAGACAACAAATGATACTGTGCGGAAGCGCCCTCACCCAAACTCTTTGCAGAATTCGCCGACAGATAAGGATGGAGCATTGGCGGTGGTGTGGCGTAAGTTTCGATGGAGAAAATTGAGTGCAACTTGAAAGTCCATTAAAGGTGGGATCGTCGAAGATAGGGACATCATGTTGAGTCTCGGGTGTGTTACTAGAGTTCTCTTTTTCCTGTTTTTTATGGATAGTTTTAATATCATAGCCTGAAATGTGAAGGGTGCGTCTAACAAGATGGCCCGTGTATATTGCAAAAATTTGGTGAGAATATATAAaccatctttcttctttctctttgagACTCATACTGTGTTTCATAATTTGAAGAATTTTTAGGATAAGTTGAATTTTCATTGTGTTGGTATTGAGAAAGCAGTAGGACATATGGGTGGCATTTGGTTTCTCTCTTCTATTAGTAAGGCTTGGAATCAAGAGTTTGGAAGCGTTATTGAAAGGCTTAAGATGGTTCAACTTTGGACTTTAACTCAAAGGTTTTTGGAAATATTTTTGTGCGAAAAAGTAAGTTGGAATATCAGATTGATCAGATTCAATGGCGTTTGGAGGTTACCGATATGTTGTCTCTGAGAATTAAAGAAGCTGAACTGAGGGAAGATTACAATAGGCTTTTATTATAAGAGGAACTTTTTTGGTACCAAAAATCTAGAGAGCAGTGGGTCAAGTATGGGGATAGAAACACTAAATTCTTTCATCTTCAGACTTTGGTGCGTAAAAACCATAATAGAGTACATGGATTATATGTTAGAGATAGATCTTAGTCTATTGATCCAGATATTCTCTAAGAAGAAGCCCTCTCTTTTTACAAGAATCTCTTTGGTACAACGGAAGAGGTTGAGGTTGATTGTTTAGGGGATGTTCTAATGCCCACTCTAAGTACCGAGGCTTGTGCTAAGTTAATTGACATTGTCTCTTTTGCGGAAGTCAAGTCAGCAGTATTTAGTATGAGCCCTTTTAAGGCTCCTGATCCAGATGGCTTTCAAGCTTATTTTTCTAAAGAATATTGGGAGATAGTAGGCACTAAGGTTTGAAATATTGTTCAGAGTGCTTTTTTGGGAGAATACTTAAATCCTAGCATCATGGAAACTCTGATTGTGCTTATTCCTAAAATTGATAACCCTACCTTTATGAAGGATTTCAGACCTATTAGCTTGTGTAATGTTGTTTATAAAATTATCACAAAAATATTGACTAATCGACTTCAGCCCTTCCTTCCAGATATTGTTAGTCCTTTACAATGAGGTTTTACTCCGGGTGGTGGTGCTTctgataatattattatagcCCAAGAAATTCTGAATTTCATGAAGCACACAAAATCTAAGAAAAGTACTCTTGCTTGTAAAATTGATCTTGAAAAAGTTTATGATAGGGTGGATTGGAGGTTTTTGGAGAGTACTCTCATTGCTTTTGATTTTTCTATCATCACTGTTAATTTGATTATGAATTGTGTCTGTGCACCATCTCTTTCTATTATGTGGAATGGGAATAGATTGGATAGTTTTGCTCCTAGAAAGGGGCTTAGACAGGGTGATCCAATGTCTCCTTCCTTATTTGTGCTTTGTATGAAAAGACTGGCTTGCTATATATCTCATAAGGTGGTCGAGGGTGTGTGAAAACTAGTTTCTGTCACTAGGGGTGGTCCAAAATTCTCTCATTTGATGTTTGCAGATGATCTCTTACTTTTTTGTCAGGCTACAAAGAGTCAGGTCCAAATGGTCATACATTCTCTTAACATTTTTTGCAAGGCATCTGGCATGAAAGTAAATCTTGAAAAGTCTAAAACTTTTTGTTCTAAAAATGTGACTGCTCGTAGAAGAGATATTTTTACTAGTGTTTCTTCAATACGTTTTACTTTAGACTTAGGACGATATCTTGGAGTTAACCTTAATCATTCCCATACCAGTAGGGCTTCTTTTCATTCGGTGATTGAAAATATGAGGGGAAGATTAGCTAATTGGAAAGGAAGGCTTTTAAATAAAGCAGGGAGACTTTGCCTGATCAATTCTGTTGCAGCATCCATTCCTGTCTATCATATGcaggtattttttttctaaattggGTTTGCGATAAATTGTCTTCTATGATGAGACAGTTCTTTTGGAAGGGTCAAGTTGATGGCAGAGGTCTTTCTCTTGTTAATTGGAGGATCGTGGtcattctaaaaaaatttggtgGCCTGGATGTTAGAGATCCTGCATGTGTTAATATATCTTTATTTGGTAAATTAGTTTGGCAACTTTTTCATTGTCAGGATAAGCCTTGGTTTGCTCTATTGAGGTTGAAGTATCTGAGGAATAAGGGAGTTTTAGATGGTCCTGTCCCTTGCAATGCTTCTCATGTTTGGAAGAGTATCTCAAAAGCTTTTGGTGCTTCTAAGGATGCCTTCTCTTAGTGCGTTGGGTCACTTGATCAATCTTTTTGGTTTGACAATTGGAGTATTGAGGGCCCAATTGCTCAAGATGTTCCTTTTGTACATATATCTGACTCTAATTTAACTATTAGAGACATTTGAAAAGATAGTCAATGGAATCTCCATGATATTTTCTCTAACATCCTAGAATATGTAAAACAGCGTTTGAATGCTTATAATCCGGATTTGAATGTCGGAGAGAGTTCGGGTTGGTTGTGGGGTGTAGCATCTTCTAGACTCTACTTAGCTAGGAGTGGATACAGTTGGCTAGCCAAAAGAAAGTTTGACTGGAATGAGCGTGATAATTGGTTGTGGGTATGGCGACTGCATATTCCTGAGAAGTACAAGTTCTTGATTTGGCTCAGTATTAATAATGCTATTCCTACGGTAGAGTTTCGTTTGGGTCGTAGCTTAGCTTTATCTAGCACTTGTCATCGGTATCAGAATGGTTCTGAATCCATTATTCATTGTCTTCAGGAGTGTCCTAGTGCCAAGGAGGTTTGGAACATTTTAGGCTTGTATTTAAATAACTCAGACTTACGTGATTGGCTCTATAGAGGTATAAGGAGTGgatatgtttttcttttcttttcgacCATCTGGTGGATTTGGAGAAGCAGGAATCATTACTTATTCAATACAGATGACTCTTGGAGTGCTAGTAAAGTGGTGAGTTTGATTCATAGTTCAGTAAGGGAGCTCCACACTATTTTTACTATGCATCAATCTTTGTCTCCTCCTTCGCTTTGTTTGCATTGGGCTCCACCTCCAGTTCATTCTGTTAAATTGAATTGTGATGCTAGTTGTTTTGCTCCTTTTGGCtatgttggttttggttgtatCATTCGCAATTCTGATGGATGTTTTTTTAAAGGTTGCACTGGAAAAGTTGAAGTGTGCAGTGTTCATTTTGCTAAATTGTATGCGATTTGGAGAGGTTTACTTCTAGTTTGGTATAGTGGATTTCATGAGGTTATTTGTGAAACGGACTGCTTAAAAACTCTTTTCTTAGTAAACTAAATAATGCTTGGTAAGGATATTCTAGAATAGAATTTGGCAAAAGCATATACATGAGGTTATGAATTGG is a window from the Arachis stenosperma cultivar V10309 chromosome 3, arast.V10309.gnm1.PFL2, whole genome shotgun sequence genome containing:
- the LOC130968425 gene encoding protein P21-like — translated: MAITKTLSIFLVLATTYLAAARAAQFDIINKCSYTVWAAAVPTGGGRQLNSGQTWTIQVAAGTTAARIWARTGCSFDGSGNGHCNTGDCGGRLQCSAYGQPPNTLAEFALNQYNNLDFYDISLVDGFNVPMQFSPTSNGCTRSISCTADIIGQCPSQLKTNGGCNNPCTVFKTDQYCCNSGSCSATDYSKYFKTRCPDAYSYPKDDQTSTFTCPGGTNYKVVFCP